The genome window CCATCTCCGGGACAAGATCGAGTCGAATCCCCGCAATCCTGAATATATTGTAACGATCCGCAATGTCGGGTACAAGCTGAGCGATGCCGCCGGGAAGGAAGCCGCCTCGAACGGGTAACGCTCCGCATCGGTCAATCCGCCGGGGCGACGTTCGCGAACAGCTCGTTCATGTCGATTTCGACGCACCCGAACAAGGGGGACGTCAACGTATCCCCGAGGCCGTACGTGTCGTGCAGCTCGAACTTCCCGCCGCTCGACACGAATTGGTCGACGGTTCGGTGCGTCGGATCGGCGATCCAGTATTCCTTCACGCCGTGGCGTTCGTACTGACGCTTCTTGCGAATCTTGTCGTTTTTGCTTGTGCTCGGGCTCATAATTTCGGCCACGAGATCCGGCGCGCCCTCGATCCGCTGTTCCGTGAGGAT of Paenibacillus antri contains these proteins:
- a CDS encoding Uma2 family endonuclease; amino-acid sequence: MGKKKPAERAKEQMETYEGEPQRNPFVEERYEIIEGVRYDFLTAPVVSHQRILAAMFRAMDRICSDDGIILFAPIDVYLDENNQFQPDLIYVTRENASILTEQRIEGAPDLVAEIMSPSTSKNDKIRKKRQYERHGVKEYWIADPTHRTVDQFVSSGGKFELHDTYGLGDTLTSPLFGCVEIDMNELFANVAPAD